The Exiguobacterium aurantiacum DSM 6208 genome includes a window with the following:
- a CDS encoding carbohydrate ABC transporter permease yields MKKLDRYGYAFIAPFWVVFLTFSIYPVFLTLYYSFTNYTGSPGEEIVGFANYARLLTDTYFIEAFVNTIKIWGVNFALQIGLALLLALLFSDLRLKLKGLAFFRSFFYLPNLITISSVALLFGILLDWQHGSLNMMLLKLGIISDPINWLSQPVTAQLSVSLILTWMWFGHSFIIVMAGVSGISKDFFEAAHIDGANRWQMFTFVTLPLLKPILLYIMITSLIGGLQLFDLPLLLTDGIGAPDGSLNTMVLYLYNQAFKYNNYGYAAAVAYGLFLITLVFSAVVFKGMFRKERAAQKGA; encoded by the coding sequence GTGAAAAAACTAGACCGCTATGGCTATGCCTTTATTGCCCCGTTTTGGGTCGTCTTTTTGACATTCAGTATTTATCCGGTCTTCTTGACCCTGTATTACAGCTTCACCAACTATACCGGCAGCCCGGGAGAAGAGATCGTCGGCTTCGCGAACTATGCGCGACTGTTGACTGACACATACTTCATCGAGGCGTTCGTCAATACGATCAAGATTTGGGGAGTAAACTTCGCCTTACAGATTGGTCTTGCCTTACTTCTTGCACTGTTGTTCTCCGATCTTCGGTTGAAATTGAAGGGCCTCGCGTTCTTCCGCTCATTCTTCTACCTGCCAAACTTGATCACGATCAGTTCGGTCGCGCTCTTGTTCGGAATTTTGCTTGACTGGCAGCACGGTTCACTCAACATGATGCTCTTGAAACTCGGGATCATCTCAGACCCAATCAACTGGCTATCGCAACCGGTGACGGCACAACTGTCCGTCTCACTCATTTTGACATGGATGTGGTTCGGTCACTCGTTCATCATCGTCATGGCCGGCGTATCGGGTATCTCAAAAGACTTCTTCGAAGCCGCCCATATCGATGGCGCGAACCGTTGGCAAATGTTTACGTTCGTCACATTACCGCTACTCAAACCGATTCTCTTGTATATCATGATCACGTCGCTCATCGGCGGACTTCAATTGTTCGACCTGCCGCTTCTCTTGACGGACGGGATCGGTGCACCAGACGGATCGCTTAACACGATGGTTCTTTACCTGTACAACCAGGCGTTCAAGTATAACAACTATGGCTATGCGGCAGCGGTCGCTTACGGCTTGTTCTTGATCACGCTCGTCTTCTCGGCGGTCGTCTTCAAAGGCATGTTCCGTAAAGAGCGCGCTGCGCAGAAGGGAGCATAA
- a CDS encoding carbohydrate ABC transporter permease, with protein MEQNAESRRMLADSEVQPPREEKPLRVEPPKQKQKKKFFSRGVIYTGLIILTIICFIPFLMMLVNATRTNGEIMSGFSLLPGTALIDNYAILSDYINIWTGFKNSLIIAVLVTLLSGYFSAMTAFGFAFYDFKGKNVMFIFMLVMMMVPGQLGLIGFYEISKTLGILDSFIPLIIPSIASPFVVFFIRQYTQATLHISMIEAARIDGASELRIFHTIALPMMMPAVATMSIFTFIGSWNNYLMPLVLLFSPEKYTLPVLMGFLKGSQVAENLGALYLGIAISVVPIMIAFLFMSKYIVSSISAGAVKE; from the coding sequence ATGGAACAGAATGCAGAATCACGGCGTATGCTCGCCGACAGCGAAGTACAGCCGCCGCGCGAAGAGAAACCGCTTCGTGTGGAGCCACCGAAACAAAAACAGAAGAAGAAATTCTTCAGCCGTGGTGTCATTTACACGGGCTTGATCATCTTGACGATCATCTGTTTCATCCCGTTCCTCATGATGCTCGTCAACGCGACACGGACGAACGGAGAAATCATGTCAGGTTTCTCACTTCTCCCAGGTACGGCGCTCATCGACAACTACGCGATCTTGAGCGACTACATCAACATCTGGACAGGCTTTAAAAACAGTTTGATCATCGCCGTGCTCGTCACGTTGCTCTCTGGTTACTTCTCAGCGATGACAGCGTTCGGCTTCGCCTTCTATGACTTCAAAGGCAAAAACGTGATGTTCATCTTCATGCTCGTCATGATGATGGTACCGGGACAACTCGGGCTCATCGGTTTCTACGAGATCTCTAAGACGCTCGGGATTCTCGACTCGTTCATCCCGCTCATCATCCCGTCGATCGCCAGTCCGTTCGTCGTCTTCTTCATCCGGCAGTACACCCAGGCGACGCTTCACATCAGTATGATTGAAGCGGCCCGGATCGATGGAGCGAGTGAGCTTCGTATCTTCCATACGATCGCACTCCCGATGATGATGCCGGCTGTCGCGACGATGTCGATCTTCACGTTCATCGGCTCATGGAACAACTACTTGATGCCGCTCGTGCTCTTGTTCTCGCCGGAGAAATACACGCTTCCGGTTCTCATGGGCTTCTTGAAAGGCTCGCAAGTCGCCGAAAACCTCGGTGCCTTGTACCTCGGTATCGCCATCTCGGTCGTGCCGATCATGATCGCCTTCTTGTTCATGTCGAAGTATATCGTCAGCAGTATCTCGGCTGGCGCGGTCAAAGAATAA
- a CDS encoding LacI family DNA-binding transcriptional regulator: MGTIYDLAKKTGFSITTVSKALNNYKDVSEKTRAKILKAAAEMDYLPNAHAQSLSTKKSWAIGVMFSEANEVGMKHPFFNGIIESFRHATEEQGYDLIFASRNLRNRDMSYLEHFKHRAVDGIVVICSDRMDEQVQELMQSDLPIVVVDMDSANCSVVYSDNTEGARLAVNYLHDLGHRHIAHIAGDQTIDAGAARVKGYELAMEALDLPIEPGYLVNAGFFSVEEGKQAMEKLLDLESRPTAVFVAGDQMAIGAIEAIHERGLRVPEDISVIGYDDIEMIKYITPKLTTIRQDTDEIGEAAAELLIEQMTAKERRAERRVIPVKLIERASCAPVNN; the protein is encoded by the coding sequence ATGGGTACGATCTATGATTTAGCAAAGAAAACCGGCTTCTCCATCACGACCGTCTCTAAAGCGTTGAACAACTACAAGGACGTGAGCGAGAAGACGAGAGCCAAGATTTTGAAAGCCGCGGCCGAGATGGACTATCTGCCGAACGCGCACGCACAGTCGTTATCGACAAAAAAATCGTGGGCGATCGGGGTCATGTTTTCGGAAGCGAACGAAGTCGGAATGAAACATCCGTTCTTCAACGGCATCATTGAAAGTTTCCGTCACGCCACGGAGGAGCAAGGCTACGATTTAATCTTCGCCTCGCGCAACCTTCGCAACCGTGACATGAGTTATCTCGAACACTTCAAACACCGGGCCGTCGACGGCATCGTCGTCATCTGTTCGGACCGGATGGATGAGCAAGTTCAAGAGCTCATGCAAAGTGACCTCCCTATCGTCGTCGTCGACATGGACAGCGCCAACTGTAGCGTCGTCTATTCCGACAACACCGAAGGGGCCCGCCTTGCCGTGAACTACTTGCACGACCTCGGACACCGCCACATCGCACATATCGCTGGTGACCAGACGATTGATGCGGGTGCGGCTCGCGTCAAAGGGTATGAGCTTGCCATGGAGGCGCTCGACCTGCCAATCGAGCCAGGTTACTTGGTCAACGCCGGCTTTTTCTCTGTCGAAGAAGGGAAGCAGGCGATGGAAAAGCTGCTCGACCTCGAGTCACGTCCGACCGCGGTATTCGTCGCGGGCGACCAAATGGCGATTGGCGCCATCGAAGCGATCCATGAACGAGGACTTCGCGTGCCAGAAGACATTTCGGTCATCGGTTACGACGACATCGAGATGATCAAGTACATCACGCCAAAGTTGACGACGATCCGTCAAGACACGGACGAGATCGGCGAAGCGGCGGCTGAGTTGTTGATTGAGCAAATGACCGCCAAGGAAAGACGGGCGGAACGTCGCGTCATTCCGGTCAAACTGATTGAACGGGCGTCATGCGCGCCGGTGAACAACTAA
- a CDS encoding glucosaminidase domain-containing protein → MKSWLITYLTVALLLVSSFTSMSSAEASSNKENRAIMGSSTVTPQQMADFVKRKNPNNVRLQGVTVEELAKLFVIIGAKEGVRGDVAFAQALKETGYFSYKGDVLPRQHNYSGIGTVGKGVKGHFFRSPHQGVTAQIQHLKAYASKDDLNMTRVDPRFHYVKRGSATTWPALHRKWAMQPKGNYGTEILSIYREMERTQLRVAKK, encoded by the coding sequence ATGAAAAGCTGGCTCATCACTTATTTGACCGTCGCGTTACTTCTAGTCTCGTCTTTCACATCGATGTCATCAGCAGAAGCTTCGTCAAATAAAGAGAATCGTGCGATCATGGGCTCTTCCACTGTGACGCCTCAACAGATGGCGGACTTCGTGAAGCGAAAGAATCCGAACAACGTCCGGCTTCAAGGTGTGACGGTCGAGGAACTGGCGAAACTGTTCGTCATCATCGGCGCGAAAGAAGGTGTCCGCGGCGATGTCGCGTTCGCGCAAGCGTTGAAAGAGACCGGATACTTCAGCTACAAAGGCGACGTCCTGCCGAGACAACATAACTACTCAGGCATCGGCACGGTCGGCAAAGGAGTGAAAGGCCATTTCTTCCGTTCTCCGCACCAAGGGGTGACGGCCCAGATTCAACATCTGAAGGCGTACGCCTCAAAAGACGACTTGAACATGACACGCGTCGACCCACGCTTCCATTATGTGAAACGAGGATCGGCGACGACATGGCCCGCGCTCCATCGCAAATGGGCGATGCAGCCAAAAGGCAACTACGGTACCGAAATCTTATCCATCTATCGGGAGATGGAACGGACACAGCTTCGTGTCGCCAAAAAATGA
- a CDS encoding TetR/AcrR family transcriptional regulator gives MKDKKRKVADVAMTLFIENGVQQTSVQEIIERAHISKGTFYNYFASKTDCVANILENLRYDAGQRRIEMQLGRDKRDKDIFIEQISILIQLNEERNLYALFESIMSANEPELKKLVLQHRVYEIEWLAMRLTEIIGEEIRPYSIELTILFNGMLQHILFTLRITNTAYSIQQLVRNLYGYVELMAARMVETGDHILNPVTVDQMRGTTDKNLVTMDELIEMAERIRTHVKMTEEQADLFEAITYELHQERLRKIVLEQLLKPFQRLFKGATGETEVQKFTNLVWLYTRTH, from the coding sequence ATGAAAGATAAGAAACGAAAAGTCGCCGATGTCGCCATGACCTTGTTCATCGAAAACGGGGTCCAACAGACGTCGGTGCAAGAGATCATTGAACGAGCCCACATCTCGAAAGGGACGTTTTACAATTATTTCGCCTCGAAGACGGACTGTGTCGCCAACATCCTCGAGAACTTGCGCTATGACGCCGGACAGCGGCGGATCGAGATGCAACTGGGACGCGACAAACGGGACAAAGACATCTTTATCGAGCAGATTTCGATTCTCATTCAATTGAACGAGGAACGGAATTTGTATGCGCTGTTCGAGTCGATCATGTCGGCGAACGAGCCCGAGTTGAAAAAGCTCGTCTTGCAGCACCGCGTCTATGAGATTGAGTGGCTCGCCATGCGCTTGACTGAGATTATCGGGGAAGAGATCCGCCCATATTCGATTGAATTGACGATTCTATTTAATGGAATGTTGCAACATATCCTGTTCACTTTACGCATCACGAACACCGCCTATTCGATTCAACAGCTCGTTCGCAATTTGTATGGCTACGTCGAGTTGATGGCGGCTCGGATGGTCGAAACGGGAGATCACATCTTGAACCCGGTCACCGTCGATCAGATGCGAGGGACGACCGATAAAAACCTTGTGACGATGGACGAGTTGATCGAGATGGCTGAACGGATTCGCACGCATGTGAAGATGACCGAAGAGCAGGCCGATCTGTTCGAGGCGATCACGTACGAGCTGCATCAGGAACGACTCCGAAAGATTGTCCTCGAACAATTGTTGAAGCCGTTTCAACGGTTGTTTAAAGGCGCGACGGGCGAGACGGAAGTCCAAAAATTCACGAATCTCGTCTGGTTGTATACCCGGACACACTAA
- a CDS encoding class I SAM-dependent methyltransferase — protein sequence MSWDERFDTEEYVYGEQPNEFLRSQRHLLSDGMQALAIAEGEVRNAVWLAEQGLDVEMWDYSRVGLEKAERLALRRGVSLTTHLVDLAVADWPAQSFDVIVCIFGHFPKDVQTAVLKGVTRALRPGGFFITEVYSEAQLEFGTGGPKDKALLYTTDAFSVLSDSLETRHFFDGIVERQEGRLHQGPSAVIQYVGQKRAESRDM from the coding sequence ATGTCATGGGATGAACGGTTCGATACAGAAGAATACGTGTACGGGGAACAACCGAACGAGTTTTTGCGAAGTCAACGACATCTTTTAAGCGATGGGATGCAGGCGCTCGCCATTGCCGAAGGAGAAGTCCGAAACGCCGTCTGGCTTGCTGAACAAGGGCTCGACGTCGAGATGTGGGACTATTCACGTGTCGGTCTCGAGAAAGCGGAACGTTTAGCATTGCGTCGCGGCGTATCGCTCACGACACACCTTGTCGATTTGGCGGTAGCGGATTGGCCGGCTCAATCGTTTGACGTCATCGTCTGTATTTTCGGGCACTTCCCGAAAGACGTGCAAACCGCCGTGTTAAAAGGCGTGACGCGCGCGTTGAGACCAGGAGGATTCTTCATAACCGAGGTGTATAGCGAGGCGCAACTCGAGTTTGGAACGGGCGGACCGAAAGACAAGGCACTGCTTTACACGACGGACGCCTTCTCCGTCCTTTCCGACTCGCTCGAGACTCGTCACTTCTTCGACGGGATCGTGGAACGACAAGAAGGACGGCTCCACCAAGGACCGTCCGCTGTCATTCAATATGTCGGTCAAAAACGGGCCGAATCACGCGACATGTGA
- a CDS encoding ABC transporter substrate-binding protein: MRKKLVSLLSIGALSVGVLGACSNDEGTSGSGSGSKDDVLKVWSFTDELKEPIKTYEERNGVKVELTIVPIADYPTKLKPALESGVGAPDVFTGEIAFLKQWVDAGYWENLSDEPYNVNEIADDYIPYVFDLGKDSEGNVRALSWQTTPGGVYYKRSLAKEVLGTDDPTEIGNMMSSMDGVFEVAEKMKEKGYKMFPDEGAIRWFSQGANPEAWVNENNELVLTEDKINYMDYAKELRDKQYTALAPEWSPSWFEGMSKPIKVKEGGTETETQVFSYVLPTWGLHSVLKDSAKDTAGDWAVTNGPSPYFWGGTWLGVYEGSKNKEAAYDFVKLMTQDEEFLTDWAEETGDVLAFKPVTDKIKDDFSDEFLGGQNNYEFFLGQADEITPGIVTKYDQQLDTLYGASVLQYVEGKKTKEEAVAEFKKQAKNAYPDIKVD; the protein is encoded by the coding sequence ATGCGTAAAAAATTAGTCAGCTTACTTTCAATCGGAGCTCTATCAGTCGGCGTCTTGGGCGCATGCTCAAACGACGAAGGAACTTCAGGTTCTGGGTCAGGTTCTAAAGACGACGTCCTCAAAGTTTGGTCGTTCACAGATGAATTGAAAGAGCCAATCAAAACGTACGAAGAACGCAACGGCGTGAAAGTCGAGTTGACGATCGTCCCGATCGCCGACTATCCGACAAAACTTAAGCCAGCACTCGAGAGCGGCGTCGGAGCACCTGACGTGTTCACAGGCGAAATCGCCTTCCTCAAACAATGGGTAGATGCAGGCTATTGGGAAAACCTTTCGGATGAGCCATACAACGTCAACGAAATCGCGGACGACTACATCCCATACGTATTCGATCTCGGGAAAGACTCAGAAGGCAACGTGCGCGCCCTTTCGTGGCAAACGACACCAGGTGGCGTCTACTACAAACGTAGCTTAGCGAAAGAAGTGCTCGGCACGGACGATCCGACTGAAATCGGCAACATGATGAGCTCGATGGACGGCGTCTTCGAAGTTGCTGAGAAGATGAAAGAAAAAGGCTACAAAATGTTCCCAGACGAAGGCGCGATCCGTTGGTTCTCACAAGGCGCGAACCCAGAAGCATGGGTAAACGAAAACAACGAGCTTGTGTTGACAGAAGACAAGATCAACTACATGGACTACGCGAAAGAGCTTCGTGACAAGCAATACACGGCACTCGCTCCAGAATGGTCACCATCTTGGTTCGAAGGCATGTCGAAACCGATCAAAGTGAAAGAAGGCGGCACAGAGACAGAAACACAAGTCTTCTCATACGTCCTTCCAACATGGGGCCTTCACAGCGTCTTGAAAGACAGCGCGAAAGACACAGCCGGCGACTGGGCAGTCACGAACGGTCCAAGCCCGTACTTCTGGGGCGGAACATGGCTCGGCGTGTACGAAGGATCGAAAAACAAAGAAGCTGCTTACGACTTCGTCAAACTCATGACACAAGACGAAGAGTTCTTGACAGACTGGGCAGAAGAGACAGGCGACGTTCTTGCCTTCAAACCAGTAACAGACAAAATCAAAGACGACTTCAGCGATGAGTTCCTCGGCGGACAGAACAATTACGAGTTCTTCCTTGGCCAAGCGGATGAAATCACACCAGGTATCGTCACGAAGTACGACCAACAGCTCGACACGCTCTACGGCGCTTCGGTCCTCCAGTACGTGGAAGGCAAGAAGACGAAAGAAGAAGCTGTTGCAGAATTCAAAAAACAAGCGAAAAACGCTTACCCAGACATCAAAGTTGACTGA
- a CDS encoding ABC transporter permease codes for MRNLAKRVIFQTLNDKRSVALILIAPLLILTLVYFLLGDSDYVPVVVLDETAQPQLVEAFEAETLDVRLDTVDNPFGYLEDNQDVDAVFEATQAGTTITLREPSTKSSKAVREIQAALSTLNPAANIDMNYVYGEEGQSTFDSFGYVFLSLFSFFFVFILSAMALVKERSGGTLERLLMTPIKRGQVILGYTLGYGVFAVVQSVIIVLYTIYVLGLTSIGNMAWVMLAMLLMAGTAVLFGATISVFARSELQVVQMIPFTIIPQVFFSGLIPLDLIPYGLGNLSYVMPIFYGATAIKEVMVYGSGFFGVWPYLLGLVIYASVLYLLNIRALGKYRGH; via the coding sequence ATGCGTAACTTGGCGAAACGCGTCATCTTTCAGACGCTGAACGATAAGCGCAGCGTCGCTTTGATTTTGATTGCCCCGCTTCTCATCTTGACCCTCGTCTACTTCTTGCTCGGGGACTCGGATTACGTCCCGGTCGTCGTGCTCGATGAGACCGCGCAACCGCAACTCGTCGAGGCGTTCGAGGCCGAGACGCTCGACGTCCGGTTGGATACGGTCGACAATCCGTTCGGATATTTAGAAGACAATCAAGACGTCGATGCGGTGTTCGAAGCGACGCAGGCGGGGACGACGATCACGCTCCGGGAACCATCGACGAAATCCTCGAAGGCGGTGAGAGAGATTCAAGCGGCGCTGTCGACGTTAAATCCGGCGGCCAATATCGACATGAATTATGTATACGGGGAAGAAGGACAATCGACGTTCGATTCGTTCGGCTACGTGTTCTTGTCGCTGTTCTCGTTCTTCTTCGTCTTTATCTTGTCGGCGATGGCGCTCGTGAAAGAGCGGAGCGGCGGCACGCTCGAGCGTCTCCTCATGACGCCGATCAAACGGGGACAAGTCATTTTGGGCTACACGCTCGGCTACGGGGTGTTCGCCGTCGTACAGTCGGTGATTATCGTGCTCTATACGATTTACGTGCTCGGCCTGACCTCAATCGGCAATATGGCGTGGGTCATGTTGGCGATGCTGCTCATGGCGGGAACAGCCGTCTTGTTCGGGGCGACGATCTCGGTGTTCGCCCGCTCTGAACTTCAAGTCGTCCAGATGATCCCGTTCACGATCATCCCGCAAGTGTTCTTCTCTGGACTCATCCCGCTCGATCTCATCCCGTACGGACTCGGCAACTTGAGTTATGTCATGCCAATCTTTTACGGGGCGACCGCCATCAAAGAAGTGATGGTGTACGGGAGCGGCTTCTTCGGGGTTTGGCCGTATTTACTTGGACTCGTCATCTATGCGAGCGTACTCTACTTGTTGAATATACGCGCACTCGGAAAGTATCGGGGGCATTAA
- a CDS encoding GH1 family beta-glucosidase, whose product MQFNKDFVFGTATSSYQIEGAHNEDGRTPSIWDMFCDIDGRVFEKHNGDVACDHYHRFEEDIQHIKKLGVDTYRFSIAWPRIFPAKGEFNPAGMAFYKTLATRLREEGIKPAVTLYHWDLPMWAHEEGGWVNRDSVDWFLDYAKVCFDELDDVVDSWITHNEPWCAGFLGYHLGVHAPGHRDLNEAVRAVHHMLLSHGKAVELLKQELKSTTPIGITLNLSPVYAKTDSVNDRLAQNNSDGYSNRWFLDPVFKGQYPVDMMNLFAKYVHTYDFIKPGDMETISTECDFFGINFYSRGLVEFSAANDFMTVAAYSDYEKTGMGWDIAPNEFKDLIRRLRNEYTDLPIIITENGAAYDDVLENGEVHDDKRIDYVKKHLTAVSDLNDEGMNISGYYLWSLMDNFEWSFGYEKRFGILYIDFETQDRVWKDSAKWYAGVIADHKAKHADSVEA is encoded by the coding sequence ATGCAATTTAACAAAGACTTCGTCTTCGGAACTGCGACATCTTCGTATCAAATCGAAGGTGCGCACAACGAAGACGGTCGGACGCCGTCGATTTGGGACATGTTCTGTGACATCGACGGACGTGTGTTCGAGAAGCATAACGGTGACGTCGCTTGCGATCACTACCATCGTTTCGAAGAAGACATCCAGCACATCAAAAAGCTCGGTGTCGACACGTACCGCTTCTCGATCGCTTGGCCGCGCATCTTCCCGGCAAAGGGTGAGTTCAACCCGGCTGGGATGGCGTTCTACAAGACGCTCGCGACACGTCTCCGTGAAGAAGGCATCAAACCGGCCGTCACGCTCTATCATTGGGACCTCCCGATGTGGGCACATGAAGAAGGCGGTTGGGTGAACCGCGACTCGGTCGATTGGTTCCTCGACTATGCGAAAGTGTGCTTCGATGAGCTCGACGACGTCGTCGATTCATGGATCACGCACAACGAGCCATGGTGTGCCGGCTTCCTCGGTTACCATCTCGGCGTCCACGCGCCGGGTCATCGTGACTTGAACGAAGCGGTCCGCGCCGTGCACCACATGCTTCTCTCGCACGGGAAAGCGGTCGAACTGTTGAAACAGGAGTTGAAGTCGACGACGCCGATCGGTATCACGCTCAACTTGTCGCCGGTCTATGCGAAGACGGACTCGGTGAACGACCGCCTCGCACAAAACAACTCGGACGGGTACTCGAATCGCTGGTTCCTCGACCCGGTGTTCAAAGGCCAGTATCCGGTCGACATGATGAACTTGTTCGCGAAGTACGTGCACACGTACGACTTCATCAAACCGGGTGACATGGAGACGATCTCGACAGAGTGCGACTTCTTCGGTATCAACTTCTATAGCCGCGGACTCGTCGAGTTCAGCGCGGCGAATGACTTCATGACAGTGGCTGCGTACTCCGATTACGAGAAGACGGGCATGGGCTGGGATATCGCCCCGAACGAATTCAAAGACCTGATCCGTCGCTTACGTAACGAGTACACAGACTTACCAATCATCATCACAGAGAACGGCGCAGCGTATGACGACGTGCTCGAGAACGGCGAAGTCCATGACGATAAACGCATCGACTACGTCAAAAAGCACCTCACAGCCGTATCTGACTTGAACGACGAAGGCATGAACATCTCAGGGTACTATCTCTGGTCGCTCATGGACAACTTCGAATGGAGCTTCGGTTACGAGAAGCGCTTCGGCATTCTCTACATCGACTTCGAGACGCAAGACCGTGTGTGGAAAGACAGCGCGAAATGGTACGCCGGTGTCATCGCCGACCATAAAGCGAAACACGCAGACAGCGTCGAGGCGTAA
- a CDS encoding DHA2 family efflux MFS transporter permease subunit, producing the protein MKPEFQKKPPYLMLAVLFVGAFIAFLNNSLLNVALPSIMVDLEIADYSTVQWLATGFMLVTGVLVPASAYLITRFSNRALFITSMAIFAAGTAIAAFSPTFGWLLSGRMIQAVGASTMGPLLMNVMLVSFPREKRGTAMGIFGLVMISAPAIGPTLSGYIVEYYDWRVLFEMILPLAIIGLALAIWKAENVMVQNKEQSLDYLSLVLSTLGFGGVLYGVSSASSDGWGNPIVLTTIVVGFVALIAFVIRQLNMEKPLLDLRAYKYPMFALASIIAIVNAVAMFSGMILTPAYVQSVRGISPLDSGLMLLPGAIIMGIMSPITGKLFDKFGPKLLSLVGLTITAISTYMLANVQLDSTYTYIVATYTLRMFGMSMVMMPLMTNGLNQLPTHLNPHGTAINNTAQQVSGAIGTAVLVTIMNSVTRTEAESLMSGVDPATLTESAMGALTQQALLSGIQVSFYVALGMNILALVLAFFVKRVDVKKLDFKEEATELKKAN; encoded by the coding sequence ATGAAACCAGAATTTCAAAAAAAACCGCCGTATCTCATGCTCGCGGTCTTGTTCGTCGGAGCGTTCATCGCTTTCTTGAACAACTCATTACTTAACGTCGCGCTCCCCTCGATCATGGTCGACTTGGAGATCGCCGACTACTCGACCGTCCAATGGCTCGCGACAGGCTTCATGCTCGTGACGGGTGTACTCGTCCCAGCATCGGCCTACTTGATCACCCGCTTCTCAAACCGGGCGCTCTTTATCACCTCGATGGCAATCTTCGCCGCCGGTACGGCCATCGCCGCCTTCTCACCGACATTCGGCTGGTTGCTCTCGGGCCGGATGATTCAAGCGGTCGGTGCCTCGACGATGGGGCCGCTCCTCATGAACGTCATGCTCGTCAGTTTCCCGCGTGAGAAACGTGGGACAGCGATGGGGATTTTCGGTCTCGTCATGATTTCAGCACCGGCAATCGGACCGACACTCTCGGGCTATATCGTCGAATATTATGACTGGCGCGTCCTCTTTGAGATGATTCTCCCGCTCGCCATCATCGGTCTCGCCCTCGCGATTTGGAAAGCTGAGAACGTCATGGTGCAAAACAAAGAACAATCGCTCGACTACTTGTCGCTCGTCTTGTCGACGCTCGGTTTCGGTGGCGTCTTGTACGGTGTCAGTTCGGCGAGCTCGGACGGGTGGGGCAATCCGATCGTCTTGACGACCATCGTAGTCGGGTTCGTCGCGCTGATTGCGTTCGTCATCCGTCAGCTCAACATGGAGAAACCACTCCTCGACCTACGGGCATATAAATACCCGATGTTCGCGCTGGCGTCGATTATCGCGATCGTCAACGCCGTCGCCATGTTCTCCGGGATGATTTTGACACCGGCGTACGTCCAAAGCGTCCGTGGCATCTCGCCGCTTGACTCGGGGCTCATGCTTCTCCCGGGTGCCATCATCATGGGAATCATGTCGCCAATCACCGGGAAACTGTTCGACAAGTTCGGACCGAAGTTATTATCGCTTGTCGGTCTCACAATCACAGCCATCTCGACATATATGCTCGCGAACGTTCAGCTGGACTCGACGTACACGTACATCGTCGCGACGTATACGCTTCGCATGTTCGGGATGTCGATGGTCATGATGCCTCTCATGACTAATGGTCTCAACCAGTTACCAACGCATCTCAACCCGCACGGAACGGCCATCAACAACACGGCGCAACAAGTATCTGGTGCGATCGGGACAGCTGTGCTCGTCACCATCATGAACTCGGTGACACGGACAGAAGCCGAATCACTCATGAGCGGTGTGGACCCAGCGACGCTCACGGAGAGTGCGATGGGTGCGTTGACGCAACAAGCACTCCTCTCAGGGATTCAAGTCTCGTTCTATGTCGCACTTGGTATGAACATCTTGGCGCTCGTCCTCGCATTCTTTGTGAAGCGCGTTGATGTGAAAAAACTCGATTTTAAAGAAGAGGCAACAGAGCTCAAAAAAGCGAATTAA